A single genomic interval of Stieleria maiorica harbors:
- a CDS encoding Maf family protein yields MAISDDLPLMRGLEATTIPDAMPLVLASGSPRRAQLLRAAGYEFTIDPASDDAECGVCSRETAPELVARYAYRKAESVVRRYDRAMILAADTVASCGGQILGKPHNEAHAAEMLRTLSGRRHDVFTGVCLWESQSSRCVVEVVRTELQMDSLSDSMIRDYLDTLLWEGKAGAFGYQDGNDWIEIVGDGSPSNVVGLPMERLKELLENFDSVAETIEATQSESPTSNQ; encoded by the coding sequence ATGGCAATCTCAGACGACCTTCCGCTGATGCGCGGACTCGAAGCAACGACCATTCCCGATGCGATGCCGCTGGTGCTGGCCAGCGGTTCGCCTCGGCGCGCCCAACTGCTGCGCGCCGCGGGTTATGAATTCACGATCGATCCGGCCAGCGACGATGCCGAGTGTGGCGTGTGTAGTCGTGAAACCGCTCCGGAATTGGTGGCGCGGTATGCGTATCGAAAGGCGGAAAGTGTGGTGCGGCGTTACGACCGGGCGATGATCTTGGCCGCCGACACCGTCGCCTCCTGTGGCGGACAGATCCTGGGTAAGCCGCACAACGAAGCCCATGCGGCAGAGATGTTGCGGACGCTCAGCGGTCGACGGCACGACGTGTTCACCGGCGTTTGTCTGTGGGAGTCGCAATCGTCGCGCTGCGTCGTGGAAGTCGTCCGCACCGAATTGCAGATGGATTCGCTTTCCGATTCCATGATCCGCGACTACCTGGACACCTTGCTGTGGGAAGGCAAGGCGGGGGCGTTCGGCTATCAGGACGGAAATGATTGGATCGAGATCGTTGGCGATGGCAGTCCAAGCAACGTTGTCGGACTGCCAATGGAGCGGCTGAAAGAATTACTGGAAAATTTCGATTCAGTTGCCGAAACCATAGAAGCGACGCAATCGGAATCGCCTACTTCAAACCAGTGA
- a CDS encoding sulfatase family protein, which translates to MRTKCLSLFAAAALVLQSFGWCSERPNIVLILTDDQGVNDVGCYGSEIRTPNIDSLAREGARFDQFYVASSICTPSRFAILTGQYPSRSQDELLGALMYLEDEERGLRPHETTIASVLQKADYSTALIGKWHLGHGAKEFLPTRHGFDFFRGHTGGCIDFYTMCYGNEKDWYENETIVDKTGYATDLITDEAVSYLRKEQRKEEPFFLMLAYNAPHYGKGWDDGNKSPINILQPPPNDLARVSYIEDPTRRKFAAKVVNLDDGIGRVLEALNASGLKENTLVVFVTDHGGDPKYGGRNLPLRGQKAGLFEGGIRVPCLMRWPAKIGPGTKITSVVSALDFFPTFCELANVETSTTKPDGLDLLGVISGDQKLENRELFFELGRHVTFPGKSWYALRKGDWKYVQTDSGDDFLFDIASDPNEEEDIQEQQAEVFAMMKARTFELAESFRHATDRPVSESVR; encoded by the coding sequence ATGAGAACTAAATGTCTATCACTATTCGCAGCGGCCGCTTTGGTGCTGCAATCTTTTGGCTGGTGTTCCGAAAGACCCAATATCGTCCTGATCCTGACGGACGATCAGGGCGTCAATGATGTCGGCTGCTATGGCAGTGAAATCCGTACTCCCAATATCGATTCTTTGGCTCGCGAGGGCGCTCGGTTCGACCAATTTTATGTCGCGTCCTCCATTTGCACTCCATCACGCTTCGCCATTTTGACTGGCCAGTACCCAAGTCGCTCGCAAGATGAACTTCTGGGCGCGTTGATGTACTTGGAGGATGAAGAGCGAGGCCTACGTCCGCATGAAACGACGATTGCCAGTGTGCTGCAAAAAGCCGACTACTCGACCGCATTGATCGGGAAATGGCATTTGGGGCACGGTGCAAAAGAATTCTTGCCAACACGGCATGGCTTCGACTTTTTCCGAGGCCACACCGGTGGATGCATTGACTTCTACACGATGTGTTACGGCAACGAGAAGGACTGGTACGAGAACGAAACGATCGTCGACAAGACTGGCTATGCAACGGACTTGATCACCGATGAGGCGGTGTCGTATCTCCGAAAGGAGCAAAGGAAAGAAGAGCCGTTTTTCTTGATGCTCGCCTACAACGCGCCCCACTACGGCAAAGGATGGGACGACGGAAACAAATCACCGATCAACATTCTGCAACCGCCGCCGAACGATTTGGCACGGGTCAGTTACATCGAGGACCCCACGCGACGCAAATTTGCAGCCAAAGTCGTCAATCTTGACGATGGCATCGGGCGTGTTCTGGAGGCCCTCAATGCATCTGGGTTGAAAGAGAACACATTGGTCGTTTTCGTGACCGATCACGGTGGCGACCCGAAGTATGGCGGACGCAACCTACCGCTCCGCGGCCAGAAAGCAGGCTTGTTCGAGGGTGGTATTCGTGTTCCTTGCTTGATGCGATGGCCAGCAAAGATCGGGCCGGGCACGAAGATCACCTCTGTCGTCAGCGCCCTGGACTTCTTCCCCACATTCTGCGAACTCGCGAATGTTGAGACTTCAACGACGAAGCCCGACGGCTTGGATTTGCTCGGCGTGATTTCTGGCGATCAAAAGCTTGAGAATCGAGAGCTCTTCTTTGAATTGGGTCGTCACGTAACCTTCCCGGGCAAGAGCTGGTATGCGTTGCGGAAAGGTGATTGGAAGTATGTGCAAACAGATTCTGGCGACGACTTCCTGTTCGACATTGCCAGCGACCCGAACGAGGAAGAAGACATCCAAGAGCAGCAAGCGGAGGTCTTCGCAATGATGAAAGCAAGGACGTTTGAGTTGGCGGAATCGTTTCGTCACGCTACCGACCGTCCCGTCAGTGAATCGGTTCGGTGA
- a CDS encoding DUF1588 domain-containing protein: MPDQELLDAAEMGTLLEPIEVKYQVLRMLRAPRAEAFVANFTDGWLGLYKLGNLTPDPKKYEAYSVYDLEDSFREETQAFFRCLLMENRNVEEFLNAGYSFLDRNLAKHYGIAYADLGDEPRMVQFPEGSFRGGLLGQASILTVTANGVDTSPVVRGVWILENILGTPPSPPPPDVPALEPDIRGATSIRDQLSKHRDIATCNECHRKMDPLGFALENFDAVGAFREFYSDGEGKPSTPVDASGKLPSGEAFGDMRELKEILVDRREQFERCLTEKLLMYALGRELSFSDRPQVNTILDELERRDGGLQDLVEIVLTSDIFLGDP, from the coding sequence ATGCCGGACCAGGAATTGTTGGATGCTGCCGAAATGGGGACGCTACTTGAGCCAATTGAAGTCAAGTATCAAGTCTTGAGAATGCTGCGAGCCCCACGGGCCGAAGCATTCGTGGCAAACTTCACGGATGGCTGGCTGGGGCTTTACAAATTAGGAAACCTGACGCCTGACCCGAAGAAGTATGAGGCCTACAGCGTTTACGATCTGGAGGACTCGTTTCGTGAAGAGACGCAGGCGTTCTTTCGCTGCCTGCTCATGGAAAACCGTAATGTTGAAGAGTTCTTGAACGCTGGCTATTCGTTTTTGGACCGAAATCTTGCGAAGCATTACGGTATCGCATACGCGGATCTTGGTGACGAACCGCGAATGGTTCAGTTTCCGGAAGGTTCCTTTCGGGGCGGACTATTGGGACAAGCGAGCATCCTCACGGTCACGGCAAATGGCGTGGATACCTCGCCGGTTGTGAGAGGCGTGTGGATTTTGGAGAACATTTTAGGCACACCTCCGTCGCCACCGCCGCCTGATGTCCCCGCACTTGAGCCGGATATTCGGGGTGCTACTTCGATTCGCGACCAATTGTCCAAGCACCGTGATATCGCTACCTGTAACGAGTGTCACCGGAAAATGGATCCACTTGGTTTCGCCTTGGAAAACTTTGATGCAGTGGGAGCGTTTCGGGAGTTCTATTCCGACGGCGAGGGCAAACCGTCCACGCCGGTTGACGCTTCCGGCAAACTGCCCTCTGGGGAAGCGTTTGGCGACATGCGGGAATTGAAAGAAATTCTGGTGGATCGACGAGAACAATTCGAGCGGTGTTTGACCGAGAAACTTTTGATGTACGCCTTGGGTCGTGAGTTGTCTTTCTCAGATCGACCCCAGGTTAACACAATTCTAGACGAACTCGAACGGCGGGACGGTGGATTGCAGGACTTGGTTGAGATTGTCCTTACCAGTGATATCTTTCTCGGCGATCCTTAA
- a CDS encoding ABC transporter ATP-binding protein, whose product MTFDDDSPVRVRSLSRAFKGTAALVDVSLDIPRGCVFGLVGLNGAGKTTLIRHLIGSMKALHGSVQVLGQDPTIRPERLLAKIGYMSEEDSLPKWMRISDLIGFCRSVYPTWSDDYCGELCEMFDLSPDAKLKSLSKGGRARAALLAAIAHRPELLILDEPSSGLDPIARADILEAIIRTVADEGRTVLFSSHLLDEIDRVCDHIALIHDGVLLESIPAASLPERYTECFYRTDSSSARPPEIPGSFGAIGDASEWSVLIDTRNEASPSTTTSIESGAARWELVRRQPATVHRWFAGRVQRQPTAAASPQTEGMQHV is encoded by the coding sequence ATGACTTTCGACGACGATTCTCCCGTCCGCGTTCGGTCACTCTCACGTGCCTTCAAAGGGACTGCCGCTCTGGTCGACGTCTCGTTGGACATCCCCCGCGGCTGTGTCTTCGGCCTCGTCGGGCTCAACGGAGCCGGCAAGACGACGCTGATCCGGCACTTGATCGGGTCGATGAAGGCGTTGCACGGCAGCGTCCAGGTCCTCGGCCAAGACCCGACGATTCGCCCCGAAAGGTTACTGGCGAAGATCGGTTACATGAGCGAAGAAGACTCGTTGCCGAAATGGATGCGGATCAGCGATCTGATCGGGTTTTGCCGAAGCGTCTACCCGACCTGGTCGGACGACTACTGCGGCGAGTTGTGCGAGATGTTCGACTTGTCACCGGACGCCAAACTCAAATCGTTGTCCAAAGGCGGACGCGCCCGCGCGGCGTTGTTGGCCGCGATCGCGCACCGGCCGGAGCTTTTGATTCTGGATGAACCCAGCAGCGGGCTGGATCCGATCGCGCGGGCCGACATCTTGGAAGCGATCATCCGCACGGTGGCTGACGAAGGCCGCACGGTCTTGTTCTCCAGCCACTTGCTCGACGAGATCGATCGGGTGTGCGACCACATCGCATTGATTCATGACGGTGTTCTCCTGGAATCGATTCCCGCGGCGAGCTTGCCCGAGCGCTACACCGAGTGTTTTTATCGCACCGACAGCTCCTCGGCTCGCCCGCCGGAGATCCCCGGTTCATTCGGTGCGATAGGCGATGCGTCCGAATGGTCGGTGTTGATCGACACCCGAAACGAGGCGTCTCCATCGACGACCACCTCGATCGAATCCGGCGCCGCGCGCTGGGAATTGGTGCGTCGACAACCGGCGACGGTTCACCGTTGGTTTGCCGGCCGTGTGCAACGCCAGCCGACAGCAGCGGCGTCGCCCCAAACGGAGGGCATGCAACATGTCTGA
- a CDS encoding DUF3467 domain-containing protein, whose translation MLDVAIPSSADTDSLRFVPFESKIPDRETPVRLILVPVPSDSRMSSDDQTPDPPESGPPESGPPGAQPQPNPPLRARVPDHVAGGTFSTGAIVMTGPSEYIVDFLQTIGRPHKVAARVVIPHQVMPQFIEALTTNLELYRGRFGDPHTPQPQPPNPDARRPSPQEIYDDLKMPDEVLSGTYANGVMIGHGATEFGLDFLTSFFPQSAVSARVFVAAGQVPRLLESLKGAVRQLEQRRQGLPPTDPPPPAAPPTDPPPAGPTDSDG comes from the coding sequence ATGCTGGACGTGGCGATCCCCAGCAGCGCCGATACCGACTCGCTGCGATTCGTCCCGTTTGAATCCAAGATCCCCGACCGCGAGACGCCGGTACGGCTGATCTTGGTGCCGGTCCCCAGCGACTCACGCATGTCTTCCGACGACCAAACGCCTGATCCGCCCGAATCTGGTCCTCCCGAATCCGGTCCGCCCGGTGCACAGCCTCAGCCGAATCCGCCGCTGCGGGCGCGGGTTCCCGACCACGTCGCCGGCGGCACCTTCAGCACCGGTGCGATCGTGATGACCGGGCCGAGCGAATACATCGTCGATTTCCTGCAGACGATCGGGCGTCCGCACAAGGTCGCCGCGCGGGTGGTGATCCCCCATCAGGTGATGCCGCAATTCATCGAGGCGTTGACGACCAATTTGGAATTGTATCGGGGCCGATTCGGGGATCCCCACACGCCGCAGCCTCAACCGCCCAACCCGGACGCACGCCGGCCGAGTCCGCAAGAGATCTACGATGATTTAAAAATGCCCGACGAGGTGCTCAGCGGGACCTATGCCAACGGGGTGATGATCGGGCACGGTGCGACTGAATTCGGGCTGGATTTCTTGACCAGCTTCTTTCCACAGTCCGCGGTCAGCGCACGGGTGTTTGTCGCTGCCGGTCAGGTGCCGCGGCTGCTGGAATCACTCAAGGGGGCGGTCCGCCAACTGGAGCAGCGACGGCAGGGATTGCCGCCGACCGACCCGCCGCCGCCCGCCGCACCGCCGACGGATCCGCCACCTGCTGGGCCGACGGATTCAGACGGCTAG
- the pheA gene encoding prephenate dehydratase encodes MPSSPPESLEQIDHQLLQMIQHRRSLVKTLADQQSLPSVGESNARQDQTLQSFCSDSKQSIAPKEIDALRQTLRHIDSVCRLGVGPGAISFLGPQYSYSHLAAIKYFGDAAPFTPVATIPAVFDAVQRGDAVSGLVPIENSTDGRVVDTLGMFARLHMPICGEVLLPIHHNLLASGTREQITEIHSKPQALSQCRGWLAANFPAASLIEVGSTTTAAESAARNAHIAAVASLPAGRAYGLDVLNQNIEDNKDNVTRFAVLGRDEPAPTGKDKTSLLFQVEHQPGALAGTMKIFSDAQLNLTWIESFPLPGSRNEYLFFVELTGHRGEDRVADAIEQLAAITRRLEILGSYPVAVL; translated from the coding sequence ATGCCTTCTTCGCCCCCCGAATCGCTCGAACAAATCGACCATCAACTGCTGCAGATGATTCAACATCGCCGCAGCCTGGTAAAAACCTTGGCCGATCAGCAATCGCTTCCTTCGGTGGGCGAATCAAATGCCCGACAGGACCAAACGCTTCAGTCCTTTTGCAGCGATTCAAAACAATCGATTGCCCCCAAAGAAATCGACGCGCTGCGGCAAACCCTGCGGCACATCGACAGCGTCTGTCGCCTCGGGGTCGGGCCGGGGGCGATCAGCTTTCTTGGCCCCCAGTACAGTTACAGCCACTTAGCCGCGATCAAGTATTTCGGGGACGCGGCGCCGTTTACTCCCGTGGCGACGATCCCGGCGGTCTTCGATGCCGTCCAGCGTGGGGACGCGGTCAGCGGCCTGGTGCCGATCGAAAACAGTACCGACGGGCGGGTCGTCGACACGTTGGGCATGTTCGCAAGGCTGCACATGCCGATCTGTGGTGAAGTCCTGTTGCCGATCCATCACAACCTGCTGGCCAGCGGAACACGCGAGCAAATCACCGAAATCCATAGCAAGCCCCAAGCGCTGTCCCAGTGCCGGGGCTGGCTGGCGGCCAATTTTCCGGCCGCCTCGTTGATCGAAGTCGGCAGCACGACCACGGCCGCCGAGTCCGCCGCCCGGAACGCCCATATCGCTGCGGTCGCCAGCCTGCCCGCCGGGCGTGCCTATGGCTTGGATGTGTTGAACCAGAACATCGAAGACAACAAAGACAACGTCACTCGATTCGCCGTGCTCGGTCGCGACGAACCCGCTCCCACCGGCAAAGACAAAACGTCGTTGCTGTTCCAAGTCGAACATCAGCCCGGCGCGCTGGCCGGCACGATGAAGATCTTCAGCGACGCACAGCTAAACCTCACCTGGATCGAATCGTTCCCGCTACCGGGATCGCGCAACGAGTACCTGTTCTTCGTCGAACTGACCGGCCATCGCGGTGAGGATCGTGTCGCCGATGCGATCGAGCAACTCGCCGCCATCACCCGGCGACTGGAGATCTTGGGGTCCTATCCCGTCGCCGTGCTCTGA
- a CDS encoding GntR family transcriptional regulator, whose translation MLIQIQSGPQPIYQQIVEQIRFRILSAQLKPGDELPTIRGLAESLKVNPNTIARAYRELEHEGLVEKRRTTGTFVAETSGSLSRTQRKQILTPEIDKLLVLASHLGTDAEELDELIASRHHALQRKVQRQ comes from the coding sequence ATGCTGATCCAGATTCAATCCGGCCCCCAGCCGATCTACCAGCAGATCGTCGAACAGATTCGCTTCCGAATCCTCTCGGCGCAACTCAAACCCGGTGACGAGTTGCCGACGATCCGCGGGCTGGCCGAATCGCTGAAGGTCAATCCGAACACGATCGCCCGGGCCTATCGGGAACTCGAACACGAAGGCCTGGTGGAAAAACGCCGCACGACCGGGACCTTCGTCGCGGAGACCTCGGGAAGCCTCAGCCGCACCCAGCGCAAGCAAATCCTGACGCCCGAGATCGACAAGCTGCTGGTCCTGGCCAGCCATCTGGGAACCGACGCGGAAGAGCTCGACGAGTTGATCGCGTCACGTCACCACGCCCTCCAACGAAAGGTCCAACGCCAATGA
- a CDS encoding DUF1595 domain-containing protein has product MEKFHPETIASNYKDGFSDKPAEPLETYISDVYEGPRIRIHWVKLEGPETDNWPPENYQRLLGTTKRGQIEQEPYDLIREFARRAFRRPVLNAEAELYQTFYDQEIASGATPVSALADTYKAILTSPNFLYIEAPIDEAAVEAAEEGLASKLRAYDLASRLSYALWGSMHDDRTKIWIQYSPKPCLSEPLRQ; this is encoded by the coding sequence ATGGAGAAGTTTCATCCGGAAACAATCGCGAGCAACTACAAGGATGGCTTTTCCGACAAACCTGCGGAGCCTTTGGAAACCTATATTTCCGATGTGTACGAGGGCCCGAGGATTCGTATCCACTGGGTGAAACTTGAAGGGCCCGAGACTGATAATTGGCCACCTGAAAACTATCAGAGACTTTTGGGAACCACGAAGCGTGGTCAAATCGAACAAGAGCCTTATGATTTGATTCGTGAATTTGCGCGAAGGGCGTTCCGTCGTCCGGTTTTGAATGCAGAAGCCGAGCTTTACCAGACGTTCTACGATCAAGAAATTGCAAGCGGAGCTACCCCTGTTTCCGCACTAGCGGATACCTATAAAGCGATCCTTACATCGCCCAACTTTCTCTACATCGAAGCTCCTATCGATGAAGCAGCGGTGGAGGCTGCTGAAGAGGGGCTCGCCAGCAAATTAAGAGCCTATGATTTGGCGTCTCGGCTGTCTTACGCTCTGTGGGGTTCCATGCACGACGATCGCACCAAAATCTGGATTCAGTATTCGCCGAAGCCTTGCCTCAGTGAACCCCTCCGCCAATAA
- a CDS encoding Nramp family divalent metal transporter — translation MMREKLTKTLALFLPGVFLLGFSIGTGSVTSMAKAGATYGMSLLWTIVTSCLATCFMICLYGKYTLVTGETALQAFRKHIHPVVGIFFIVALTAGVCGSVMGVMGIVAEMCSEWSRTFLSRSIAPVYFAGFFTVLVYFIFWNGKTKVFERALALMVAVMAACFLLNFFITMPPLVDILKGMVPNLPALPTSAANQGQGPFLVIASMVGTTVYSGLFIIRTTLVKEAGWTIKGFKHQRNDAIVCTTLMFLISGAIMASAAGTLFIEGIGLTEATQMVTLLEPLAGKLATSIFVVGIVSAGVSSQFPNVLMLPWLLCDYNQSERDMTMPRYRVMVFFISLLGLVVPIFEARPVVVMIISQAFQSIVLPMTVGCILYLGNRNDLMGEHSHSLTTNAVLFAIFAFSLVTSWMGIQGTWQLITTH, via the coding sequence ATGATGCGCGAGAAACTGACAAAAACACTCGCCCTTTTCCTTCCCGGTGTTTTCCTGCTGGGCTTCAGTATCGGCACGGGAAGTGTGACTTCCATGGCGAAGGCTGGAGCCACGTATGGCATGTCGTTGCTTTGGACGATTGTCACCTCGTGCCTGGCAACATGTTTCATGATCTGCTTGTACGGTAAATACACGCTTGTCACCGGAGAAACAGCGCTCCAGGCGTTCCGAAAGCACATTCATCCGGTGGTGGGAATCTTTTTCATCGTTGCGTTGACGGCCGGCGTGTGCGGAAGCGTGATGGGAGTGATGGGCATTGTCGCCGAAATGTGTTCGGAGTGGTCCAGAACCTTTCTGTCTCGAAGCATCGCCCCGGTTTACTTCGCGGGCTTCTTCACCGTATTGGTCTATTTCATTTTCTGGAACGGCAAAACGAAAGTTTTTGAGCGGGCCCTCGCCTTGATGGTAGCGGTCATGGCAGCCTGCTTCCTGTTGAATTTTTTCATCACGATGCCTCCGCTGGTTGACATTTTGAAAGGGATGGTCCCAAACCTGCCAGCGTTACCCACATCCGCCGCCAATCAGGGGCAGGGACCGTTCCTTGTCATTGCATCGATGGTCGGAACGACGGTTTACTCTGGCTTGTTCATTATCCGAACGACGTTGGTCAAGGAAGCTGGCTGGACGATCAAAGGCTTCAAGCATCAACGCAATGACGCCATCGTTTGTACGACTTTGATGTTTCTTATCAGCGGTGCCATCATGGCCTCCGCCGCTGGCACCCTCTTTATCGAGGGCATTGGTCTCACCGAGGCGACGCAAATGGTCACGCTTCTTGAGCCGCTTGCTGGGAAGTTGGCCACGTCAATCTTCGTGGTTGGGATTGTCTCTGCGGGGGTGTCGTCCCAGTTCCCCAACGTGCTCATGTTGCCATGGCTGCTGTGCGACTACAACCAGTCCGAACGCGACATGACCATGCCGAGATATCGCGTCATGGTCTTCTTCATTTCACTTTTGGGCCTCGTCGTCCCCATATTTGAAGCTAGACCGGTTGTCGTCATGATCATCTCTCAGGCTTTCCAATCGATCGTTCTGCCAATGACCGTGGGCTGCATTTTGTATCTGGGCAACCGCAACGACTTGATGGGCGAACATTCACATTCACTGACGACCAACGCGGTGCTGTTCGCGATCTTCGCTTTTTCCTTAGTAACGTCTTGGATGGGGATTCAGGGCACATGGCAACTAATCACGACGCACTAA
- a CDS encoding DUF1573 domain-containing protein, translating into MTDSFPTLLSRRTFLPPGVPLQLVLACVLACFAVNGEPATAQSSAASSSSGENWAEKMFKTTTHDFRTVGRGTKCEYRFDFTNLYQEDVHIAAVRSSCGCTTPTVTQDTLKTHETASVVARFNTSTFIGQKSAVVTVVIDRPYYAEVQLKVSGFIRTDVTFDPPEVAFGEIASGSGTTQDIVITHTGNRDWQITDVRSFCDDLEVQLSAPQKSPGMVRYRMRVNILGTMPEGDVHERLTLISNDSDFPTTEMSINGRIRPSLSVSPSAVSFGTADPGATVEKRLVIRGDEPFAIKEILCADERFEFVAPSGSKKLHFVTLRFNAGAVEDRVGQEIQINTDLNGGKSVKCIVTGVVRG; encoded by the coding sequence ATGACTGATAGTTTTCCCACCTTGTTGTCACGACGCACTTTCCTGCCCCCGGGCGTGCCCCTGCAGCTGGTTTTGGCATGTGTGCTCGCTTGTTTTGCTGTCAATGGCGAACCGGCGACGGCACAGTCTTCCGCCGCCTCGTCGTCTTCCGGCGAAAACTGGGCGGAGAAGATGTTCAAAACGACCACTCACGATTTTCGTACGGTCGGACGCGGGACCAAGTGTGAGTATCGGTTCGATTTCACGAACCTGTATCAGGAAGACGTTCACATCGCGGCGGTGCGATCCAGTTGTGGGTGTACGACGCCGACGGTCACCCAGGACACGTTGAAGACCCACGAAACGGCTTCGGTGGTGGCGCGTTTTAACACCAGCACGTTCATCGGCCAGAAGTCGGCGGTCGTGACGGTGGTGATCGATCGTCCGTATTACGCCGAAGTGCAATTGAAGGTCAGCGGATTTATCCGCACCGATGTCACGTTTGATCCGCCGGAAGTCGCCTTCGGAGAAATCGCCTCGGGTAGCGGCACCACCCAGGACATCGTGATCACGCACACCGGTAACCGCGATTGGCAAATCACGGACGTCCGCAGTTTCTGCGATGATTTGGAAGTCCAATTGAGTGCGCCGCAGAAGTCACCGGGGATGGTGCGTTACCGGATGCGGGTGAACATCCTGGGCACGATGCCCGAAGGGGACGTCCATGAGCGATTGACGTTGATCAGCAATGATTCTGATTTCCCGACGACGGAGATGTCGATCAACGGCCGGATCCGGCCTTCGTTAAGCGTTTCGCCGTCGGCGGTCAGCTTCGGGACGGCCGATCCGGGGGCGACGGTCGAAAAACGGTTGGTGATCCGCGGCGACGAGCCCTTCGCGATCAAAGAAATCCTCTGTGCCGATGAACGGTTCGAGTTCGTCGCGCCCAGCGGCAGCAAAAAGCTGCACTTCGTGACGTTGCGATTCAACGCCGGGGCTGTCGAAGATCGCGTGGGCCAAGAGATCCAGATCAACACCGACCTGAACGGCGGGAAATCGGTCAAGTGCATCGTGACCGGGGTCGTCCGCGGCTAG
- a CDS encoding GNAT family N-acetyltransferase, with protein sequence MLDIKIILADLSNEGHQIAILAMMDAYSADPMGDARPLSDYARQNLIRGLREHPTSLVFLAFQADQPCGIATCFRGFSTFAAKPLINISDFYVVPSHRKRGIGRRLLRAIDDHAVASGCCKLTLEVQQNNARAREIYGQFGFTQAVYAADAGGGGSLYMVKPI encoded by the coding sequence ATGCTTGACATCAAAATCATCCTAGCAGATCTCAGCAACGAAGGGCATCAAATCGCGATCCTTGCGATGATGGACGCGTATTCGGCCGATCCGATGGGCGATGCCCGACCGCTATCTGACTACGCCCGGCAGAATCTGATCCGCGGACTGCGTGAGCATCCGACGTCGTTGGTCTTCCTGGCCTTTCAAGCGGACCAGCCCTGCGGGATCGCCACGTGCTTTCGTGGGTTTTCTACCTTCGCCGCCAAGCCACTGATCAACATCAGCGATTTTTATGTCGTCCCATCGCATCGCAAGCGCGGGATCGGCCGGCGACTCCTGCGCGCGATCGACGACCATGCGGTTGCCAGCGGATGTTGTAAACTGACACTGGAGGTCCAGCAAAACAACGCCCGAGCCCGCGAAATCTACGGCCAGTTCGGCTTCACCCAAGCCGTCTACGCCGCCGATGCAGGTGGCGGCGGATCGCTGTACATGGTCAAACCGATCTGA